The Salvelinus sp. IW2-2015 linkage group LG4q.2, ASM291031v2, whole genome shotgun sequence genome includes the window TATCAGTTGAGGAAACCACCTCAAGTGCAGTCTCCACAATAGCTTCAGCTGAACCCTTCTCAGCATTTGCATCTGTTACTTGTACTTGGATCTCATGACCCTTGACATCAGTTAAGACAACCTCAAGAACTGTATCAACAATTGTTTCATCTGATTCAATCTCTACATCCAACCCTTTTAATTGGATCTCGTGATCAGTGACATTGGTTGAGTCCATTTCAAGCACTTTATCAACAATTACTTGAGCAGACTTTAACGCTGCATCCGCCACTTGTACTATAATCTCGTGATCATCAGTTGAGCCCACCTCAAGGGTTGTGTTAACATTTGCTTCATCTGATTCAATCTCAGTGTTCACCTGTGGTAATAGAATCTTGTGATCATTTGCATCAGATGAGCCCACTTCAAGCACTATCTCGTCAATTTCTTCAGCTGACTTTAGCACTGCATCCGTCACTTGTACTTGGATCACATGGCCATCAACAAACTGTGCTGAAGGCACATCCTTCATCACAACCATGTCCTCTACCTTTAGTGTCTGAACCATAGCAGAGCATATGAGTGGTCTTAGAACACCCAAAGGATCTTTCTTCTCTGGAGATTCTCCTTCAGGTGCCACTACGGCAATCAACGTTTTCAGAACGTCCTTTCCTTCAACCTGAGCTTCTTCTGAATTAACGGTGGCGACAAGTACTGGTCTTGCCTCTTCAAGTGGTCTTAGAGTACCCACAGGATCCCTTTTCTCTGGGGATTCTACTTCAGGTGTCACTATGGCAATCGAACATTCCAGAACGTCAGATGGTTCCGAAATTGAAACGTCATGCATTGCAGCTGTGACAGCTTGAAGCTCACATGTGATTGTTTCTATAACTGGTGCATTCTCATTGTCTGCAGCATCCTCCGCAACATCCAGGAATTCCGCTTTCTCTTCTTCAAGAGTGAACTCCGTGAGAGGTTGTATGGAGatatgtttgtctgtgtctgaTACATCCAGACTCTCTGTATCAGGCTGTGGAGTTTCTTCTGCTACCACCTTTTCATCAACCTGAGCTACACCTTCTTCTGAATTAATGTAGGCTACAAGTTCTGGTCTTGCCTCTTCTAACTCATTTACCAATTCTGTTTGTGGGTCCTTTTCAGTTTCTATGCGCATGATTGGAATTGATTCATCTTCAGTTTTGTGTAAATCATCTGTAGTGATTCTTGCAGCATCAGACTCTTCAGTGTCCTCAGGTGCCAACTCTGTGGGTACTACCTCGGTGACCTCAGATGGACACACTACCATAGGAGTCACTGGGCTTTTATCAACAAGATCAATTTGTTGAGACTCTTCACCTGTGCGGATTTCAACTGCATCTGATTTTTCATGAGCTATCAAAACTGTTGCCTCCTTCTCTTTTGCTGTGTGTAATATTTGTGGAGAAACTGAAATGGCTTCCAGATGTGGGTCTTTTGTATTTACCAATGAGAGCGTTTGGGTTCTGCTAATGGTATCAACAGTCTCATGCAGAAGTAACTCTGTATCCTTTAACTCGTATTCTAGTGGGACAGGTGTTGTGCTGCCTGATGTTTTGGGGGACTCATCTGTCAGCTGTGACACTGCTGAAACCATTTCTGTTGTTTCTTCATCTAGAGGTTCTGGGGCAGTGACTGCTTCAGATGTCAACTCTATTAGGTCCTCGGCTATGGTGTCGTCTTGAGTGGCTTCTTCAGGAGTAGACACTTGTGTGGCATTGGTCTCCTCTATTAAACCTTCTTCAGGTATATCACTGAGTTGCTGATGTTTACTGAATTCTGTAAGGTCCTCAAAGTTTTCCATAGCAGTGGGGGATGTTGATGGGTCCAACTGTTCCACAGTATATTTGGCTTGAGCCTTCTCTGCTTCAGTGGGCAGGGTGTCTTTGGGTATGGTCCATTCGGTGAACGTACTAGAGACGTCTGGCTGGGTTTCTTCTTCTGTTATGTGTAATAGAGTTTCTATAACAGCCTCAGTTGATATGGTGTGTTTCTCTCCTAGCTCTTCTGCATCAAACTCTGACATGGGGACCACTGCTGGCGTTTCAGAGTCCTCCTCATCATCCGATCCAACACCCTTATCTGCCTCGTCAGAAGATATTGGTTCCTGCTTTTCTCCATGCTTTCCCTTTTTGCGTCCAGGGATGAGTTTCTTTAGAGAAAAATAAGACTTTTCTTTGGTGATTTCGATGCCAGATTGCATCTGCTCTGGTGAGCTAACTTTAATGGCCTCCTTggtttttgcctttgtttttgagGTGATCAGCTTTTTAAGATATTTCCATGTAGACCCCCCTTCACTCCCCGAGGGACTTCCAACTTGCTCAGGGGAAGAGGTAAAATGTTCATAACCTCTCTCCTGAGAACTGTCCAATGGCGACTCTGCAGTGTTTCCTGGTTCACTTAGTATTTTACCTTCATTCATGGGTGCTTCCTCCTCTGAGTCCGATGTTTTTCTTCCCCTCCTCTTTGCAGATCCACATAGGAGAGCCTCCCAAGAAACAGATACATCAACCTTCTTTTTGGGCTCTTCTGTGATATGTTCTAGTACCTGCTCCCCTTCACTTTGCTTTGGCTCCTCATGTAAGCCTACAAATGCTGACTCATCCTCACTCTCAGTGGATCTTTTGGGATGTCTTTTGGGCGTCATTCGTTTTTTGAAGGAAGTCCAGGTACCATCCTTCTTCCTTTCACTGTCAGAGGTTACATCATCTGATTCGTGGCTCAACCCAGCCTGAGCAGACACGTTTACCTGCTCTGCTGCTAATTCTTCGGGCAGAGAGGCAGTACTTTCTCCTTTCTGGTACTCCACTGAATCTGTGGATGACAGTAGATCCTCAGCTACATGCTCACCAGATCCGGTCAACTTGTCTGGTTTACTACCTCTCCGCTTCCTAGTAAGCTTCTTCAAACCAGCCCCAGACAAGAGCTTTCTGAGTGGACTTCCTTGATTTTTAGCTTTCTCTTGTGAGATAAGAAGTTCAGCTTCATTTGAGATAACTGTGTGGAATCCCCAAGAAGAAGACTGCTTGTCAATAATATCCTGGACTAGACTTCCTTGGCTTTTAGCTTTCTCTTGAGAGTTAAGAAGTTTAGCCTCATTTGAGGTAACTGTCAGTAATACCACAGGAGCTGGCTCCTCTTCAGGAACATCCTCTGTGACGGTGACAAATCCCCAAGAATGAGACTGCTCTTCAAGACTTTCCTGGGTTTTAACTTTGTTTTGAGAGCTAAGAAGTTTGGCTTCATTTGTTTCAGCTTTATTTGTTATAACGGTTACGAAACTCCAAGAAGGACACTGGTCTTCAAGAATATCCTGGACTGAACTTCCTGAACTAAGAAGTTCAGCTTCATTTGAGATAATTGTCTGTAATAATATATTAGTAGCTGTCTGCTCTTCAAGAACATCCTCTCTGTTTCCACTAGTTTTAGGAACATTACTCTTAATGAGTTCGGTGAGTTCAGGGACATTGGATGTCTCAGCCATTAGGGAATCTGTTACTCCCGCTAACATTGTGGCTGCAATTTCAAATTGAAGTTCTTTCTCATTATGTTCCCCCTCAACACCTGGACTGATCTCCTCTTTTGTTTGTTCTTGCTCAAGTCCAGCTTCCTCTGGTGTGTTTACGTCCTCCTGTTTTTCAATGCTTTGCAGTTCCTGTTCCTTCTCAACGGTCTCATATTCGGGCGTTTCCTCTTCTATaagctttttatttttctttaaaccGGCAAAGATTCCAGTAGTGAAAAACTTCTTAATCGGGGATATAATTTCTTCTTCAACATCCAGAATGGTTGGTGCTGGTGCCTCTGTCTCTTCGGTTGGGAAGActtcctcctctactttctccttgactttgtccttaGGTTTCTCATTGACTTCTTCCTTTGGTTCCTCTTTGGGTTCATCCTTGGGTTCTGTCTTGGGTTCTTCCGTAGGTTCTTCCTTGACTTCATCCTTAGGTTCCACCTTGTATTCTTTTGTGGGTTCTTGCTTGACCTGCTTGTGTATTTTACCTGTCAGGAAAAAACGTTTCAATGGAGACATTTCGTCAACTACCGGAACCAGTGGGGCTggtgcctctgcctctctctctacttttgcCACTTCTTCAGGTGTGACTTCCTCCTTAGGTTCTATCATTTCTGTGGTATGTTCCTTGGTAGTTTTATTGAGAAAATTTCACAAATGTGAGGTCTGTCATCATATGGCAAGAGGTACAATCATCAGCAGGCTCCTCTGTTGTGTCATCAACAACCTCATTCGGTGCATCGTCGATATGCCCTTCTTCTAGTGTACCATCTACAAGCTCTTTTTGTGTATCATCAGGAGGCTCATCTGGTATATCATCAGCAGGCTCTTTTAGTATTTCGTCAACCAGTTTTTCTAGTGTATCATCTACAAGCTCTTTTAGTGTATCGCCAACAGACTCTTTTGGTGTATCACCAACAATTTATTTAATTGTATCATCAGTCAGATCTGCTCTGCTCGGTATTCTCCTCAGCATTATCTATAGTGGTCTCTTCTGTGTCCTTGATATCCTCAGGAGTTCTTGCTTCGCTCTCTACTTTCTTAGGGCTCACTTCTTCTTGTGTTGTGTCAGTCTTTTTTCAATGTGAATTTTAAACCAATTGaactgaagatttttttttaaacgttcatTGACTTCATTTAATTTAACTTCTGTTTCAGTCTCATTTGTTGATGCCTCATCGTCTGCATCTGGTGATTCCTTCCCATCACGTTTTCCAGAGGTGGTATCTTCTCTGTGAGAGTCTCTATCGTCTCCGGAATGTCCTTATTCTGAGAAATGATAACTGAATTTGTCTCACCAACTGCAATGAAAAACAAATATGTATTACCCAAAACTGTTAAATTACCTGATTCATACAAATAACCTATAATTAGAAACTACAAATAAACTCTTTACAACcacatatatactgtagcttaaTGTGAAGTGTTCACCATGACCGTAACATTGTAAGAACTTGAGGAAACAACTGAACTCTTTTTCAAAGAAACCAAAAGTAAATCctttctcatacacacacaaattaacTCTCGTCCACACTGTGATGACTCACCGTCTGCAACGACCCTGTCTTCACACAGTCCGTTGACCTCCTCAGTCTTGCCCGCTGCTTTTTCACTCAGCCCGGAGATCTGTCCATTCTTTTGGAGTAACTAAAACGGAGAAGGGAACAttttgagatatatatatatatatatatacatacacatacacatacatacaatatatatacatacacatacatacaacatagcattacatttacatttaagtcatttagcagacgctcttatccagagcgacttacaaattggtgcattcaccttatgatatccagtggaacaaccactttacaatagtgcatctaactcttttaagggggggggggggttagaaggattactttatcctatcctaggtattccttaaagaggtggggtttcaggtgtctccggaaggtggtgattgactccgctgacctggcgtcgtgagggagtttgttccaccattggggtgccagagcagcgaacagttttgactgggctgagcgggaactgtacttcctcagaggtagggaggcgagcaggccagaggctgtctcttatacacatctagatgtgtataagagacagtgtaacggatgcgagcttcaacttcAACACAGCATGACCTCTGGGGTGGGGTGGGGCGACTACAAAACTAGCATATGGAATTGTTGTGAGATAACATGGAACATTTGGCTATTTGATTTATAATTTTAGGACCTCTTTTAAGTAtcttcttttttatatatatatatatatatatatatatatatatatatatatatatatatatatatatatatatatatatatatatatatatatatatatatatatataaaatattgaatttagcCCAtataaacgcattgaataacacattcgtaaatggcaaaaaagacagtaaaacaATTTATAATAAGGAATaagtgttttgaagtgtctgtcctatatctaggagatatatatatatatatatttgtatatatatttaagcccttttttttgttggcacaaaactacctacTTTCATTCGtgtgtatgggttaccttcagacatgACACTAGTGGGGGTCAtaaagcaaaatggagaacaccatcaaGTTCGTGAGAGTAATagcataatagtttgtaggccaattttcggaatgtctcatggtctgacaaacacagctgtagctcggccaccttccactgcagatgcggaaggccaacATAGGCAGATGATATCTCCAGCTTAATTTTTTTATGGGAatgtttgtattatgttaattagattgaccCATGGATGTGCCAATAAACTCTTTAAggattaaatacatgtaaatgcACTTTTTCCCCCCAGAATCATATTTTCCCTTTAGGAGAAAGGGGGGACAGCTTTTAAGACTGCAATAGTAGTACTAGTGCATGAGTCATGTTATCCTGTAATGTTATTTATTGCTTTCAACTTATCAGGAACCAGGACGTCCTCTATGAAGTTATGATCATTTTCCATGCAAAAAAATCTGAGAATTTGCCACCTCAGACAAATAAGCTTGGAAGATTTGTAGAACTTGGGTTACTAAAAGGAATCTCAGGCACAAATGATTAACAGTAGTGTTTGTGCTGTGTTGAAATATATTACAAGGAGACAAAGATGATGCTCGTCATTCTATGACTACTAGACAACAAAGAACAATAGCAAATGGGCCTCTGTCTCATCTTAAACATGTTAATGTTTCACTCGTGGTCCACTTAAGAATCCAACAAGTGATTAGCGTGGCTTGCGCTAGCAACAtgcttttattgttttgtagaatCTAAAGTGGTCAAATGTAACGTGAACACGTTTtatccaacaacaacaaaaaagctttCGCCTTATAACCGACGTCTCGAGTCATCACTCTGAAGATAGTTCATCTCTAATAACATTGCAAGAAAAATGCtgaccaaaacacacagcaaagtACACGTCTTCATTTATTTCAATAAATGTGATCATGTTCAATGTTTTCTACACAGTTTTTGGACCAATATGCATGAGACAAGGTGCAAAATAAACATTGCACAATGGTTCCTCATGTCATTACATCGCGTTTACGTTGTGACACATTCTCGTGACTTTTAGTGACGGACACAACAACCCACATGTACTTTCCCTGGTTTTGCTGTCTGTCCTAAATGGCAACAActaaatagggtgccaattgggtaGCATCCATGTAGAAAGACTTGGCTCACTTGGCTGGACCATAGCTGCTGCTGACTCATGATTCTATCCATCCCTGCTGTGGAGTGGTCCTCTaaaacagagcacacacacacacacaaaccctcagCAACAAAGCCATTGTAGTTGTTTCTTTTTAATCCCTTGAATATCTAAATTGGTAATCAAGTGGTAACATTTggtaataaattatcatgaataAGCTTTTAATGAATCTATTTCATTTAATtctctatctattatctatttaTAAACAACGACAAAAAAAGTTAGTGTTTGTCAACATTTGTAAAGCCTTTGTAAGCATCTACACATGTTAAAAGCATGCATAATGGCTTAATCTGGAAAGTTATTATCATGTGTAACCTAAGTATTTAATGAAGAATTTGAGTCAGACACAGCTAACAGACTTCCTGCTCACCCACAGCCGAGCTCATCATGTCTTACAGTGCAAAGATAATCAATACTTTATAAAGAGTGCAGACAAGGTGaaattccatctctctctctctctctctctttctcgacaCACACTTAATTTAAGGctagattcaatccgtatcgcc containing:
- the LOC139022470 gene encoding A-kinase anchor protein 12-like; this encodes MIEPKEEVTPEEVAKVEREAEAPAPLVPVVDEMSPLKRFFLTGKIHKQVKQEPTKEYKVEPKDEVKEEPTEEPKTEPKDEPKEEPKEEVNEKPKDKVKEKVEEEVFPTEETEAPAPTILDVEEEIISPIKKFFTTGIFAGLKKNKKLIEEETPEYETVEKEQELQSIEKQEDVNTPEEAGLEQEQTKEEISPGVEGEHNEKELQFEIAATMLAGVTDSLMAETSNVPELTELIKSNVPKTSGNREDVLEEQTATNILLQTIISNEAELLSSGSSVQDILEDQCPSWSFVTVITNKAETNEAKLLSSQNKVKTQESLEEQSHSWGFVTVTEDVPEEEPAPVVLLTVTSNEAKLLNSQEKAKSQGSLVQDIIDKQSSSWGFHTVISNEAELLISQEKAKNQGSPLRKLLSGAGLKKLTRKRRGSKPDKLTGSGEHVAEDLLSSTDSVEYQKGESTASLPEELAAEQVNVSAQAGLSHESDDVTSDSERKKDGTWTSFKKRMTPKRHPKRSTESEDESAFVGLHEEPKQSEGEQVLEHITEEPKKKVDVSVSWEALLCGSAKRRGRKTSDSEEEAPMNEGKILSEPGNTAESPLDSSQERGYEHFTSSPEQVGSPSGSEGGSTWKYLKKLITSKTKAKTKEAIKVSSPEQMQSGIEITKEKSYFSLKKLIPGRKKGKHGEKQEPISSDEADKGVGSDDEEDSETPAVVPMSEFDAEELGEKHTISTEAVIETLLHITEEETQPDVSSTFTEWTIPKDTLPTEAEKAQAKYTVEQLDPSTSPTAMENFEDLTEFSKHQQLSDIPEEGLIEETNATQVSTPEEATQDDTIAEDLIELTSEAVTAPEPLDEETTEMVSAVSQLTDESPKTSGSTTPVPLEYELKDTELLLHETVDTISRTQTLSLVNTKDPHLEAISVSPQILHTAKEKEATVLIAHEKSDAVEIRTGEESQQIDLVDKSPVTPMVVCPSEVTEVVPTELAPEDTEESDAARITTDDLHKTEDESIPIMRIETEKDPQTELVNELEEARPELVAYINSEEGVAQVDEKVVAEETPQPDTESLDVSDTDKHISIQPLTEFTLEEEKAEFLDVAEDAADNENAPVIETITCELQAVTAAMHDVSISEPSDVLECSIAIVTPEVESPEKRDPVGTLRPLEEARPVLVATVNSEEAQVEGKDVLKTLIAVVAPEGESPEKKDPLGVLRPLICSAMVQTLKVEDMVVMKDVPSAQFVDGHVIQVQVTDAVLKSAEEIDEIVLEVGSSDANDHKILLPQVNTEIESDEANVNTTLEVGSTDDHEIIVQVADAALKSAQVIVDKVLEMDSTNVTDHEIQLKGLDVEIESDETIVDTVLEVVLTDVKGHEIQVQVTDANAEKGSAEAIVETALEVVSSTDTKEVIDVCDKMEDEGEGENATEKIEDDMFEEASSILTQGVVQHVQQNSSEDPNVVPQSSEKAEVELSSEADVSKSPESTPAVAVIDSQGHPHVTAQVQKTIHLFENYLDLNTQGNAQEPSEKETEPSIALEVDTVYEDKKIPEAFVVPTFEFTSIPDDTVPTTFAESCSQADVQDVFGTEAEFIIDVSDSTSGHEKELVGMVVESAKESVESFEKRLSIESHVHIHLHIKPSDAGVVSAGLESPPLAIWPPPSTTAEVAVNTDSLRTESIESASTIAKRSVNTDCVLTESMESAQLCEVSQIEQTSDTAPHLPLHTPPATVLYTLNPETEQVMTNAVASNPHIEEENDLELWLDAEEDIGTVKSHILEVLSKKTDRGVEKTLQDSEDIFDIALEPQSFLSGGDT